The following proteins are co-located in the Parafannyhessea umbonata genome:
- a CDS encoding Sec-independent protein translocase subunit TatA/TatB: MFGIGETELALILIFAFLIFGPDKLPGMGRTIGRMLRQFREAQEGFTEVVQTEVMDPLNNAMNEPQTEDEKKRSSARAAAMDEDADIESGVDGAAPRRETFAERRERLARERAAAEQEAATAADSAGEKDVDSDSDVDSDADVDAPQASAGEKDEEPSSESAAPARSVASLYAMKGTRKAKPVARPADEDADGDADASVDSDADVTAKPAAKGGED; encoded by the coding sequence GTGTTTGGTATTGGTGAGACAGAGCTCGCCCTGATCTTGATCTTCGCGTTCCTGATCTTTGGGCCCGACAAGCTCCCTGGCATGGGCAGGACCATCGGTCGCATGCTCAGGCAGTTCCGCGAGGCCCAGGAGGGATTCACCGAGGTCGTCCAGACCGAGGTCATGGACCCGCTCAACAACGCGATGAACGAGCCGCAGACCGAGGACGAGAAGAAGCGCAGCTCCGCGCGGGCGGCCGCGATGGACGAGGACGCGGACATCGAGTCCGGCGTAGACGGTGCGGCTCCCCGGCGCGAGACGTTCGCCGAGCGCCGCGAGCGCCTGGCGCGCGAGCGTGCCGCCGCAGAGCAGGAGGCCGCGACGGCCGCAGACTCCGCGGGCGAGAAGGACGTGGACTCCGATTCCGACGTGGACTCCGACGCGGATGTCGACGCGCCCCAGGCTTCCGCCGGCGAGAAGGACGAGGAGCCTTCCTCCGAGTCCGCCGCCCCTGCAAGGAGCGTCGCGTCGCTGTACGCCATGAAGGGCACGCGCAAGGCGAAGCCCGTCGCGAGGCCCGCGGACGAGGACGCCGACGGCGATGCCGACGCGAGCGTCGACTCTGACGCCGACGTCACCGCGAAGCCCGCCGCGAAGGGAGGGGAGGACTAA
- a CDS encoding STAS domain-containing protein — protein sequence MEILTTQAENGRRLQVTGEVDVSNASKLRDAIDELLNQGVPSIDVDLSQVSYIDSTGIGVLVGAVHRASDAGLSLTASNPQRNVARVLDMLGVSGELGIGA from the coding sequence ATGGAAATCTTGACTACCCAGGCCGAAAACGGCCGCAGGCTGCAGGTCACGGGCGAGGTGGACGTGTCGAACGCCTCGAAGCTCCGCGACGCCATCGACGAGCTCCTTAACCAGGGGGTGCCGTCCATCGACGTCGACCTCTCTCAGGTGAGCTACATCGACTCGACCGGCATCGGCGTCCTCGTGGGCGCGGTGCACCGTGCGTCTGACGCTGGCCTCTCGCTTACCGCCTCGAACCCGCAGCGCAACGTCGCCCGCGTGCTCGACATGCTGGGCGTCAGTGGCGAGCTCGGTATAGGGGCCTAG
- a CDS encoding tetratricopeptide repeat protein: protein MSSSGKHNSKRLARAKVKPTEGSATGEKDSRPAPKKKTPAQVRADRKKRVTSIVIIVFAVIMAVSMMMPSCSAIVGNNQASESAKKESTSSNKDDSSSSSQKDDSSSSSSKTASTSDSLKKLDSSYEESLASLQRRLKKNPKDLAALLNLGNGYMSWGYQAASLATTDADKTHVNDILGKAIDYFDQYLELNDSDTVKVNRALCQFYQGDTDAALQALQKVTEDSPKFPLGWANLGMVYESKGQTGNAQAAYKKAEKTDPKDSYGAKSFAEQRLSAIESAASSSANGASSTTGTTSGTSGQGLSGALGGIGLSGSGN, encoded by the coding sequence ATGTCTAGCTCGGGAAAGCACAACAGCAAGCGCCTCGCACGCGCAAAGGTCAAGCCGACGGAGGGCTCCGCCACGGGTGAGAAGGACTCCCGTCCCGCCCCCAAGAAGAAGACCCCGGCGCAGGTCAGGGCCGATCGCAAGAAGCGCGTCACGAGCATCGTGATCATCGTGTTCGCGGTCATCATGGCCGTTTCCATGATGATGCCGTCCTGTTCGGCAATCGTCGGCAACAACCAGGCGAGCGAGAGCGCCAAGAAGGAGAGCACCTCGTCTAATAAGGACGACTCCTCCAGCTCTTCCCAAAAGGACGACTCCAGCTCCTCGAGCTCCAAGACCGCCTCGACGTCGGACTCCCTCAAGAAGCTCGACTCATCGTACGAGGAGTCGCTCGCCTCCCTCCAGAGGCGCCTCAAGAAGAACCCCAAGGACCTCGCCGCCCTGCTGAACCTCGGCAACGGCTACATGTCGTGGGGCTACCAGGCAGCGTCGCTCGCAACGACCGACGCCGACAAGACGCACGTGAATGACATCCTTGGCAAGGCGATCGACTACTTCGACCAGTACCTCGAGTTGAACGATTCCGATACGGTGAAGGTGAACCGCGCGCTCTGCCAGTTCTACCAGGGCGACACCGATGCCGCGCTCCAAGCGCTGCAGAAGGTGACCGAGGACTCGCCCAAGTTCCCGCTTGGCTGGGCGAACCTGGGCATGGTGTACGAGTCAAAGGGTCAGACGGGCAACGCGCAGGCGGCGTACAAGAAGGCCGAGAAGACGGACCCGAAGGACAGCTACGGCGCAAAGTCGTTCGCGGAGCAGCGCCTCTCTGCCATCGAGTCCGCGGCGAGCTCCTCTGCCAACGGAGCGAGCTCCACGACGGGAACCACCTCAGGAACCTCGGGCCAGGGACTCTCCGGCGCACTCGGAGGCATCGGGCTCTCCGGCTCGGGCAACTAA
- a CDS encoding aminotransferase class I/II-fold pyridoxal phosphate-dependent enzyme produces MANIYQQMESEELDATIEELEREAADLKAQNLALDMARGKPSPEQTALARPMLDVLNSSTPLVDGNAIVDNYGTPEGLPSARRLAAEILGVDAENVVVNGSSSLNLMHDLVTHGFTNGVAGNKPFYQQGEVKWLCPAPGYDRHFSVTAHLGIKNVPIPMLEDGPDMDMVQRLVEGDPSVKGIWCVPKYANPTGITYSDEVVRRFAQLQPAAPDFRIYWDNAYCVHAFGEKDDNLLNIFDALKEAGNTDLVYEFGSTAKVTFPSSGIAFVAASKADITEIRKAFAVERVSSEKFSQLAHVLFLKDLDGVKAHMRKHAAIVGPRFALVEQKLTDGLGQTGVATWTHPHGGYFVSFDGPKGSARKTVALMAELGVKLTPAGATWPYGDDPNDSNIRIAPTYPSLEDLGKALDVFVVAVKLVSARLARESRA; encoded by the coding sequence ATGGCAAACATCTACCAGCAAATGGAATCAGAAGAGCTAGACGCCACCATCGAGGAGCTCGAGCGCGAGGCGGCAGACCTCAAGGCACAGAACCTGGCACTCGACATGGCCCGCGGCAAGCCCTCGCCGGAGCAGACGGCGCTCGCTCGCCCGATGCTGGACGTCCTCAACTCGTCCACGCCGCTCGTCGACGGAAACGCGATCGTGGACAACTACGGCACGCCGGAGGGCCTGCCCTCCGCCCGTCGCCTTGCCGCAGAGATCCTCGGCGTCGATGCGGAGAACGTCGTCGTCAACGGATCCTCGAGCCTGAACCTCATGCATGACCTCGTGACGCACGGCTTCACGAACGGCGTCGCGGGCAACAAGCCCTTCTACCAGCAGGGCGAGGTCAAGTGGCTCTGCCCGGCCCCCGGCTACGACCGCCACTTCAGCGTCACCGCGCACCTCGGCATCAAGAACGTCCCCATCCCCATGCTCGAGGATGGGCCGGACATGGACATGGTCCAGCGCCTCGTCGAGGGCGACCCCTCCGTCAAGGGCATCTGGTGCGTGCCAAAGTACGCTAACCCCACGGGCATCACGTACTCCGACGAGGTCGTCCGCCGCTTCGCGCAGCTCCAGCCCGCGGCGCCCGACTTCCGCATCTACTGGGACAACGCCTACTGCGTGCACGCCTTTGGCGAGAAGGACGACAACCTCCTCAACATCTTCGACGCGCTCAAGGAGGCCGGCAACACCGACCTCGTCTACGAGTTCGGCTCAACGGCGAAGGTCACCTTCCCCAGCTCGGGCATCGCGTTCGTCGCGGCCAGCAAGGCCGACATCACGGAGATCCGCAAGGCGTTCGCGGTCGAGCGCGTGAGCTCCGAGAAGTTCTCCCAGCTTGCGCACGTGCTCTTCCTGAAGGACCTCGACGGCGTCAAGGCCCACATGCGCAAGCACGCCGCGATCGTCGGCCCCCGCTTCGCGCTTGTGGAGCAGAAGCTGACGGACGGCCTTGGCCAGACCGGCGTCGCCACGTGGACCCACCCGCACGGCGGGTACTTCGTCTCGTTCGACGGCCCGAAGGGCTCGGCGCGCAAGACCGTCGCGCTCATGGCCGAGCTCGGCGTGAAGCTCACGCCGGCCGGTGCCACCTGGCCGTACGGAGACGACCCGAACGACTCCAACATCCGCATCGCGCCGACCTACCCCTCGCTCGAGGACCTCGGCAAGGCGCTGGACGTCTTCGTGGTCGCGGTGAAGCTCGTGTCCGCAAGGCTCGCGCGCGAGTCGCGCGCCTAG
- a CDS encoding DUF4428 domain-containing protein has translation MGLFGKMFEKKTCSICGGEIGLLGNRKLEDGNLCKECARKLSPFFSDRRRSTVEQIREQLDWREANRERVSAFNVTRTLGCDTKVLLDEDASRFLVTSASRWREANPDVLDFSQVTGCDTETRETRTELRRKDKDGTEHSYDPPRYDVDYDVYVTIHVNVPYYDSITFKVNDYRIEERNSVEFREAERQASEIREALTQLREGEREKVAAASAPKTARTCPFCGATTIPDANGRCEYCGGAMGA, from the coding sequence ATGGGACTGTTCGGGAAGATGTTCGAGAAGAAGACCTGCAGCATCTGCGGTGGCGAGATTGGGCTACTCGGTAATCGCAAGCTCGAGGACGGCAACCTCTGCAAAGAGTGCGCAAGGAAGCTCTCGCCGTTCTTCAGCGACAGGCGGCGCTCCACGGTCGAGCAGATACGCGAGCAGCTGGACTGGCGCGAGGCAAACAGGGAGCGCGTATCCGCCTTCAACGTCACGCGCACGCTTGGCTGCGACACGAAGGTGCTCCTGGACGAGGACGCAAGTCGCTTCCTGGTGACATCGGCCTCGCGCTGGCGCGAGGCAAATCCGGACGTGCTGGACTTCTCGCAGGTGACGGGCTGTGACACCGAGACGCGCGAGACCCGCACCGAGCTCCGCCGGAAGGACAAGGACGGCACGGAGCACAGCTACGACCCGCCTCGCTACGACGTGGACTACGACGTGTACGTGACCATACACGTGAACGTGCCCTACTACGACTCGATCACGTTCAAGGTGAACGACTACCGGATCGAGGAGCGCAACTCGGTGGAGTTCCGCGAGGCCGAGCGACAGGCAAGCGAGATTCGCGAGGCGCTTACGCAGCTGCGCGAGGGCGAGCGCGAGAAGGTCGCTGCGGCCTCGGCGCCAAAGACGGCGCGTACCTGCCCGTTCTGCGGTGCGACGACCATTCCGGACGCGAACGGCCGCTGCGAGTACTGCGGCGGCGCGATGGGCGCATAG
- a CDS encoding response regulator transcription factor, whose product MELSQVEIDILRLVCESKTRKEIAAELYLSEGTVKRHISEILAKTGYDNILRLAVHAVSNGLIVPGMKG is encoded by the coding sequence GTGGAGCTTTCCCAAGTCGAGATAGACATCCTGCGCCTGGTGTGCGAGTCCAAGACCAGAAAGGAGATAGCTGCGGAGCTCTACCTGAGCGAGGGGACGGTCAAGCGGCACATCTCCGAGATTCTTGCCAAGACCGGCTACGACAACATCCTGCGCCTTGCGGTGCACGCCGTCTCGAACGGCCTGATTGTTCCCGGCATGAAGGGATGA
- a CDS encoding response regulator translates to MIRIVLVEDQAMLRDSLVCTINAQQDMEVVAAFANAADALEATRRTGATCALLDVCTENDSSGIVAARLIKEEMPDVRVVIMTGLPEITFVDGARKAGVDSFVYKNVGTGELLGIIRSTMEGYSTFPWRSSASSPTAWSFPKSR, encoded by the coding sequence ATGATTCGCATCGTGCTCGTGGAGGACCAGGCGATGCTTCGGGACTCGCTCGTCTGCACCATCAACGCGCAGCAGGACATGGAGGTCGTGGCGGCTTTCGCCAACGCCGCGGACGCCCTGGAGGCGACGCGTCGCACCGGCGCCACCTGCGCACTTCTCGACGTGTGCACCGAGAACGACTCGAGCGGCATCGTGGCGGCCCGCCTCATCAAGGAGGAGATGCCGGACGTGCGGGTGGTCATCATGACCGGCCTTCCGGAGATCACCTTCGTGGATGGTGCGCGAAAGGCGGGCGTGGACAGCTTCGTGTACAAGAACGTTGGGACCGGCGAGCTCCTTGGCATCATTCGGTCGACCATGGAGGGCTACTCGACCTTCCCCTGGCGAAGCAGCGCATCATCCCCGACGGCGTGGAGCTTTCCCAAGTCGAGATAG